From Rhodopseudomonas palustris:
GGTGCTGGAGCGAATCGGAGCGCGGCCGACCGTGGCTCCACCGGCCGGCTGAGAGAGAGCCCGGCGGTTCGGACTCAGTTCGACGGATTGGCCGGCTTGGCGCGTTTCGCGGGCGCAGGCTTTGCGGCGGCCTTTTGCGCGTCGCCGCCACGCACATTGCCCCAGGGGTCGACCGGCCCGGTCGCATTCGGCACGTTGCTGAGCGAGCGTTGATAGGCCTTCTCGGCCTGCTTCTCGGCCTCGATCTCGGTCCTGGATTTCTCCGGGTCCGGGTCGCCGTACTTCTGCATCGGCGCGGTCTGCCCGAAAGCCGACCCGGCCAGCAACGCGAAAACGACGACGGCGTAGACGATTCTCATGCGGCTCCTCCCGGCTCGACGACGCCTGCATATCACCACGCGAGCCGCGGCGCCATTCGGCGCGGGCCGCCCGCTCGGCTTGCGCAGACCACGACCGCCGGGCTAGATAGCCCCGCGGGCGGCTAGCTCAGCTGGTTAGAGCATCTCGTTTACACCGAGAGGGTCGGGAGTTCGAATCTCTCGCCGCCCACCACGCCCTGCCTTCCCCACGCCACGCCTTCCCGACACACGTCCACCTCGCCAAACGCAAACGGCGCCCCGAAGGGCGCCGCTGATGTCGTTGTGAGGCTCGTGCCGCTCAGTGGGCGGTGAGCCCGCCGGCGGCTTCGTCGGCCTCCGAGCTCTCCGGCTTGCCGGGGATCTTGGACGGTGTTTCCTCTTCCCACACGATCGGCACCGGGGCGCGGACCAGCGCATTGGCGATGACCTCGTCCATCCGGGCGACCGGGATTATGTTGAGACCACCCTTGATCGCGTCCGAGATCTCGGTGAGGTCCTTGGCGTTGTCCTCGGGGATCAGCACCGTCTTGATGCCGCCTCTGGCTGCCGCCAGCAACTTCTCCTTCAGGCCGCCGATCGGCAGCACCCTGCCGCGCAGCGTGATCTCGCCGGTCATGGCGATGTCGCGCCGGATCGGAATCCCGGTCAGCACCGAGACGATGGTGGTCGCCATCGCGACGCCGGCCGACGGACCGTCCTTCGGGGTCGCCCCCTCCGGCACGTGGACGTGGATGTCGCGCCGCTCGAAGAACGGCGGCTCGATCCCGAAGGTGATCGCGCGCGAGCGGACGTAGGACGCCGCCGCCGAGATCGATTCCTTCATCACGTCGCGCAGATTGCCGGTGACCGTCATGCGGCCCTTGCCCGGCATCATCACGCTTTCGATCGTCAGCAGCTCGCCGCCGACGTCGGTCCATGCCAGCCCGGTGACCACACCGACCTGATCTTCCAGCTCGATCTCGCCGAACCGGAATTTCGGCACGCCGAGATATTCCTCGATCGCCTTCTCGGTGACCTTCACGGACTTCTTCTTCGAGAGCATCAGGTCCTTGACCGCCTTGCGGGCGAGCGTGGACAGTTCGCGCTCGAGATTACGCACGCCCGCTTCGCGGGTGTAGCGCCGGATCATCAGCAGCAGCGCGTCGTCGTCGATCGACCACTCCTTGGAATCCAGGCCGTGCTTGGTCAGCGCCTGCGGGATCAGATGCTTGCGCGCGATCTCGACCTTCTCGTTCTCGGTGTAGCCCGCGATCCGGATGATCTCCATGCGGTCCATCAGCGGCCCCGGGATGTTCAGGGTGTTCGCCGTGGTGATGAACATCACGTTGGACAGATCGTAGTCGACCTCGAGATAGTGGTCGTTGAAGGTCGAGTTCTGTTCGGGGTCCAGCACCTCGAGCAGAGCCGAGGACGGATCGCCGCGGAAATCGGCGCCCATCTTGTCGATCTCGTCCAGCAGGAACAGCGGGTTCGAGGTCTTGGCCTTGCGCATCGACTGGATGATCTTGCCGGGCATCGAACCGATATAGGTGCGGCGGTGACCGCGGATCTCGGCCTCGTCTCGCACGCCGCCGAGCGACACGCGCACGAACTCGCGGCCGGTCGCTTTCGCGATCGACTTGCCGAGCGAGGTCTTGCCGACGCCGGGCGGGCCGACCAGGCACAGGATCGGGCCCGACAGCTTGTTGGCGCGCGACTGCACCGCCAGATACTCGACGATGCGCTCCT
This genomic window contains:
- the lon gene encoding endopeptidase La, with amino-acid sequence MTATKPRPTIVFGESHSYPVLPLRDIVVFPHMIVPLFVGREKSIRALEEVMKNDALIMLATQKNASDDDPAPDSIYEIGTLASVLQLLKLPDGTVKVLVEGLARAKVESYTDRAEYYEAQAQSIADTDATSVEAEALSRSVVSDFESYVKLNKKISAEVVGVVQSITDFAKLGDTVASHLAVKIADRQGILETLSVTARLEKVLGLMESEISVLQVEKRIRSRVKRQMEKTQREYYLNEQMKAIQKELGDDEGRDELADLEEKIAKTKLSKEAREKAQHELKKLRQMSPMSAEATVVRNYLDWLLSIPWNKKSKVKKDLEAAQATLDSDHYGLEKVKERIVEYLAVQSRANKLSGPILCLVGPPGVGKTSLGKSIAKATGREFVRVSLGGVRDEAEIRGHRRTYIGSMPGKIIQSMRKAKTSNPLFLLDEIDKMGADFRGDPSSALLEVLDPEQNSTFNDHYLEVDYDLSNVMFITTANTLNIPGPLMDRMEIIRIAGYTENEKVEIARKHLIPQALTKHGLDSKEWSIDDDALLLMIRRYTREAGVRNLERELSTLARKAVKDLMLSKKKSVKVTEKAIEEYLGVPKFRFGEIELEDQVGVVTGLAWTDVGGELLTIESVMMPGKGRMTVTGNLRDVMKESISAAASYVRSRAITFGIEPPFFERRDIHVHVPEGATPKDGPSAGVAMATTIVSVLTGIPIRRDIAMTGEITLRGRVLPIGGLKEKLLAAARGGIKTVLIPEDNAKDLTEISDAIKGGLNIIPVARMDEVIANALVRAPVPIVWEEETPSKIPGKPESSEADEAAGGLTAH